The Natronincola ferrireducens genome segment TTTGGTTTTATTGATAATATTTCTTTATTGATAGTTTTTCTATTGTTTTATTGCTTTAATTGCTTATTGATTATCCATCATATAATTCTACCTATGCAACTAGTTTTAGCAACACTATTGTTGTTTTTACCTCTAGCTATTTAAATTCATACCTTCTCTTTACTAATGCCTTAATATCGAGACCTATCTCTTCATTTCTCCAACCTTTCTATCAGTAATTTTCTTTTTACCCTTGCAATTTACCATAGCCTAAACTAAAAAAGAAATACCATATTGGAAGTATGGCATTTCTTTCTCTTATTGTATTTCTATTTGAAATGGTGCTATGACCCGGTCCATTATACCAGTTACATGGGAAATCAAAACCCCATAGTTAATGATTGGCACATTTTGTCCTCTGGCTTTATTAATTCTTGCCATCATTTCCCTACGATTTTGCATACAGGCTCCACAGTGAACAATCAAGCTATATTCTGAAAGATCTTCCCTAAAACTGTTTCCGGAAACCCAATGGAAATCCAAGCTTTCTCCAGTTTCCTTTTCCAGCCAGCGGGGAATTTTTACAGTTCCAATGTCATCTTCCTGTCTATGATGAGTACATCCCTCTACTATTAAAACCCTATCTCCTTTTTTTAATTTTTTAATAGCCTTCACTCCCTCCACCAATTGTCGTAGATCCCCCTTGTATCGAGCAAACAATATTGAAAAAGAGGTTAAAGCTATCTCAGGTGGAACAATTTTAGATACCTCTGCAAAGGCCTGAGAATCTGTAACAACCAGTTTTGGTGGATTTTTAAGACTACCTAAAGCCTCTTGAAGCTCCGTTTCCTTACAGACAATCATAAAGGCATCATGATCTAATATATCTCTTATTACTTGAACTTGGGGCAAAATCATTCTACCCTTAGGAGCAGAGGTATCAATAGGGGTAACCAATACTACTGTATCTCCTCTTTCAACCAATCC includes the following:
- the hydF gene encoding [FeFe] hydrogenase H-cluster maturation GTPase HydF, which codes for MNNTPRGNRLHIAIFGRRNAGKSSLINALTNQDTALVSDIPGTTTDPVYKTMEILPIGPVLIIDTAGIDDEGVIGELRTQKTKEVLNKTDLALIVTNLETGIGTFEEELLTTIKEKDIPTIIVYNKWDIIKNPKEVVEKTNSTPTVLVSAKTNEGIDKLKERIIAAAPKDIEVSLMGGLVERGDTVVLVTPIDTSAPKGRMILPQVQVIRDILDHDAFMIVCKETELQEALGSLKNPPKLVVTDSQAFAEVSKIVPPEIALTSFSILFARYKGDLRQLVEGVKAIKKLKKGDRVLIVEGCTHHRQEDDIGTVKIPRWLEKETGESLDFHWVSGNSFREDLSEYSLIVHCGACMQNRREMMARINKARGQNVPIINYGVLISHVTGIMDRVIAPFQIEIQ